Proteins co-encoded in one Streptomyces roseochromogenus subsp. oscitans DS 12.976 genomic window:
- a CDS encoding UdgX family uracil-DNA binding protein (This protein belongs to the uracil DNA glycosylase superfamily, members of which act in excision repair of DNA. However, it belongs more specifically to UdgX branch, whose founding member was found to bind uracil in DNA (where it does not belong), without cleaving it, appears to promote DNA repair by a pathway involving RecA, rather than base excision.), whose translation MAGTGTAVQDGQHGQGHDATPFLPGPRAGLPGLRKAAARCQGCPLYRAATQTVFGEGDPDARVLLLGEQPGDQEDRQGRPFVGPAGKVLRRALADAGIDPERVYVTNVVKHFKFTIAEGRKRRIHKAPTLREMTACRPWLEAELRVVSPEVIVALGGTAGKALLGPGFRVTEQRGALLPWPGLDETGDAAGTGGADKAISGLVATIHPSAVLRADDRTAVYDGLVADLRLVADVLADGADGDRRARGAEGRTPSR comes from the coding sequence ATGGCCGGGACAGGAACCGCGGTCCAAGACGGACAGCACGGCCAGGGACATGACGCGACACCCTTCCTCCCGGGCCCGCGCGCGGGCCTGCCCGGGCTGCGGAAGGCGGCCGCGCGGTGTCAGGGCTGCCCGCTGTACCGGGCGGCGACCCAGACGGTGTTCGGTGAAGGCGACCCGGACGCACGCGTCCTGCTCCTCGGCGAGCAGCCCGGGGACCAGGAGGACCGGCAGGGCAGACCGTTCGTCGGCCCCGCGGGCAAGGTGCTGAGGCGAGCCCTCGCGGACGCGGGCATCGATCCGGAACGGGTCTATGTCACCAACGTGGTCAAGCACTTCAAGTTCACGATTGCCGAAGGCCGTAAACGCCGTATCCACAAGGCTCCGACCCTGCGCGAGATGACGGCCTGCCGGCCCTGGCTGGAGGCCGAACTGCGGGTCGTGTCACCCGAGGTGATCGTCGCGCTCGGCGGGACGGCGGGCAAGGCTCTGCTCGGCCCGGGCTTCCGGGTGACGGAGCAGCGCGGCGCCCTGCTGCCTTGGCCCGGCCTCGACGAGACCGGCGACGCGGCCGGGACGGGCGGGGCCGACAAGGCCATCAGCGGGCTGGTGGCCACCATCCACCCGTCCGCCGTCCTGCGCGCCGACGACCGTACGGCGGTCTACGACGGCCTGGTCGCCGATCTGCGTCTCGTGGCGGACGTCCTCGCGGACGGCGCGGACGGCGATCGACGCGCCCGGGGAGCCGAGGGCCGGACACCATCCAGATGA